A window from Herbaspirillum sp. meg3 encodes these proteins:
- a CDS encoding CusA/CzcA family heavy metal efflux RND transporter, which yields MFERIIRFAIEHRWLVLLAVFGMAAYGVYSYQKLPIDAVPDITNVQVQINTSAPGYSPLETEQRISFPIETVMSGLPNLEQTRSLSRYGLSQVTVIFKDGTDIYFARQLVNERIQEARSKLPSGIDPAMGPISTGLGEIYLWTVEAKDGAKKADGTPYSPADLREIQDWIIKPQLRNVTGVTEINSIGGYAKEYHVAPSPAKLASYGLTLQNVAAALERNNANVGAGYIEKRGEQYLIRAPGQVASLDDIRNIILGNVQGVAIRIRDVAEVGIGRELRTGAATENGREVVLGTVFMLIGQNSRTVSQAVDKKMAEINRSLPEGVQAVTVYDRTVLVDKAINTVKKNLIDGAVLVIAVLFLFLGNIRAAVITAMVIPLAMLFTFTGMVSNHVSANLLSLGALDFGIIIDGAVVIVENCVRRLAHAQQHHGRPLTRSERFHEVFAASREARRPLLFGQLIIMIVYLPMFALTGVEGKMFQPMAFTVVAALLGAMILSVTFIPAAIALFIGDKVDEKENALMRAAKRAYAPLLQASMRNKPVVLSLAGAVIVLCSLLGTKLGSEFVPSLNEGDLAIQALRIPGTSLTQSVEMQQQLERTLKDNFPEIERVFARTGTAEVASDPMPPNISDGYIMLKPEDQWPKPRKTRDELIIAIQETVATLPGNSYEFSQPIQLRFNELISGVRSDVAVKVFGDDMDVLNDTAAKIAGALGKIPGATEVKVEQSTGLPMLTVKIDREKTARYGLNIGDVQDTISMAIGGKEAGALFQGDRRFDIIVRLPENERNDLDAIKRLPIPLSHSDGKLSYIPLGEVADFNIAPGPNQVSRENGKRRVVVSTNVRGRDLGSFVDAAAAGIAAQVKIPAGYWIAWGGQFENLQSATQRLQIVVPVALLLVFVLLFAMFNNVKDGLLVFTGIPFALTGGVLALAMRGIPLSISAAVGFIALSGVAVLNGLVMIAFIRTLREEGRSLDDAIFEGAMTRLRPVLMTALVASLGFVPMALATGTGAEVQRPLATVVIGGILSSTLLTLLVLPLLYRLVHAGDAEDGDAVRASSSWYSRLRDWMRGRIRRRASTN from the coding sequence ATGTTTGAACGCATCATCCGCTTCGCCATCGAGCACCGATGGCTGGTCTTGCTGGCCGTCTTCGGCATGGCGGCCTACGGCGTCTACAGCTATCAGAAGCTGCCCATCGACGCCGTGCCCGACATCACCAACGTCCAGGTACAGATCAACACCTCCGCGCCCGGCTACTCGCCGCTGGAAACCGAGCAGCGCATCAGCTTTCCGATTGAAACGGTCATGTCCGGTCTGCCCAATCTGGAGCAGACACGCTCGCTGTCGCGCTACGGCCTGTCGCAGGTGACGGTCATCTTCAAGGACGGCACCGACATCTACTTTGCACGCCAGTTGGTCAACGAACGCATCCAGGAAGCGCGCAGCAAGCTGCCGTCCGGTATTGATCCCGCGATGGGACCGATCTCGACCGGTCTCGGCGAAATCTACCTGTGGACGGTTGAAGCCAAAGACGGTGCGAAGAAAGCCGACGGCACGCCCTACTCGCCCGCCGACCTGCGCGAAATCCAGGACTGGATCATCAAGCCGCAACTGCGTAATGTCACCGGCGTGACCGAGATCAATTCCATCGGCGGCTATGCCAAGGAATACCACGTCGCCCCTTCCCCGGCCAAGCTGGCCTCGTACGGCCTGACGCTGCAAAACGTCGCCGCCGCGCTGGAACGCAACAACGCCAACGTCGGCGCCGGCTACATCGAGAAGCGCGGTGAACAATACCTGATCCGCGCACCGGGACAGGTGGCTTCGCTCGACGATATCCGCAACATCATCCTCGGCAACGTGCAAGGCGTGGCGATCCGCATCCGCGACGTGGCCGAGGTCGGCATCGGCCGTGAACTGCGCACCGGCGCCGCCACAGAGAACGGCCGCGAAGTGGTGCTCGGCACCGTCTTCATGCTGATCGGCCAGAACAGCCGCACGGTGTCGCAAGCGGTCGACAAGAAGATGGCCGAGATCAACCGCTCGCTGCCCGAAGGCGTACAGGCCGTCACCGTATACGACCGCACAGTGCTGGTCGACAAGGCCATCAATACCGTCAAGAAAAACCTCATCGATGGCGCGGTGCTGGTGATCGCGGTGCTGTTCCTGTTCCTCGGCAACATCCGCGCAGCCGTGATCACGGCGATGGTGATTCCGCTGGCGATGCTATTCACCTTCACCGGCATGGTGTCCAACCACGTCAGCGCGAACCTGCTGAGCCTGGGCGCGCTCGACTTCGGCATCATCATCGACGGCGCCGTCGTGATCGTGGAAAACTGCGTGCGCCGCCTGGCCCATGCGCAGCAGCATCACGGCCGGCCGCTGACGCGCAGCGAACGCTTCCACGAAGTCTTCGCAGCCTCGCGTGAAGCGCGCCGCCCACTGCTGTTCGGCCAGCTCATCATCATGATCGTGTATCTGCCGATGTTTGCGCTGACCGGTGTCGAAGGCAAGATGTTCCAGCCGATGGCCTTCACCGTGGTGGCAGCCTTGCTGGGCGCGATGATTTTGTCGGTCACCTTCATCCCGGCGGCGATTGCCCTGTTCATCGGCGACAAGGTCGACGAAAAGGAAAACGCCCTGATGCGCGCCGCCAAGCGCGCCTACGCGCCGCTGCTGCAAGCCTCGATGCGCAACAAGCCGGTGGTGCTGTCGCTGGCGGGGGCCGTGATCGTCCTATGCTCGTTGCTCGGCACCAAGCTGGGCAGCGAGTTCGTGCCCAGCCTCAACGAAGGCGACCTGGCGATCCAGGCCTTGCGCATCCCCGGCACCAGCCTGACGCAATCGGTGGAAATGCAGCAGCAGCTGGAACGCACGCTCAAGGACAACTTCCCCGAGATCGAGCGCGTGTTCGCCCGCACCGGCACCGCCGAAGTGGCGTCCGACCCGATGCCGCCGAACATCTCCGACGGCTACATCATGCTCAAGCCAGAAGACCAATGGCCCAAGCCGCGCAAAACCCGCGACGAACTGATCATCGCCATCCAGGAAACCGTCGCCACCCTGCCCGGCAACAGCTACGAGTTCTCGCAGCCGATCCAGTTGCGTTTCAATGAACTGATCTCGGGCGTGCGCAGCGACGTCGCGGTCAAGGTCTTCGGCGACGACATGGACGTGCTCAACGACACCGCCGCCAAAATCGCCGGTGCCTTGGGCAAGATCCCCGGCGCAACCGAAGTCAAAGTCGAGCAATCGACCGGCCTGCCGATGCTGACCGTCAAGATAGACCGCGAGAAGACCGCCCGCTACGGCCTCAACATCGGCGACGTGCAGGATACGATCTCCATGGCCATCGGCGGCAAGGAAGCCGGCGCGCTGTTCCAAGGCGACCGCCGCTTCGACATCATCGTGCGGCTGCCGGAAAACGAACGCAACGACCTCGACGCCATCAAGCGCCTGCCGATCCCCTTGTCGCACAGCGACGGCAAGCTCAGCTACATCCCGCTGGGCGAAGTAGCCGACTTCAACATCGCCCCCGGCCCCAACCAGGTCAGCCGCGAAAACGGCAAGCGCCGCGTCGTCGTCAGCACCAACGTGCGCGGACGCGATCTCGGTTCCTTCGTCGACGCCGCCGCCGCCGGCATCGCCGCGCAGGTAAAAATCCCGGCCGGCTATTGGATCGCCTGGGGCGGCCAGTTCGAGAACTTGCAGTCGGCAACGCAACGCCTGCAAATCGTCGTGCCGGTCGCCTTGCTGCTGGTGTTCGTCCTGCTGTTCGCGATGTTCAACAACGTCAAGGACGGCCTGCTGGTCTTCACCGGCATCCCGTTCGCCCTGACCGGCGGCGTGCTGGCGCTGGCGATGCGCGGCATCCCGTTGTCGATCTCGGCCGCCGTCGGCTTCATCGCGCTGTCAGGCGTGGCGGTGTTGAACGGCCTGGTCATGATCGCCTTCATCCGCACCCTGCGCGAAGAAGGCCGCTCGCTCGACGACGCCATCTTCGAAGGCGCCATGACGCGCCTGCGACCGGTACTAATGACCGCACTAGTGGCGTCGCTGGGATTCGTGCCGATGGCGTTGGCAACCGGCACCGGCGCGGAAGTGCAACGGCCGCTGGCGACGGTGGTCATCGGAGGGATTTTGTCGTCGACGTTGTTGACGTTGCTGGTGTTGCCGTTGTTGTATCGGTTGGTGCATGCGGGGGATGCTGAAGATGGCGATGCGGTTCGCGCATCGTCGTCCTGGTATAGCCGATTGCGCGACTGGATGCGTGGCAGAATACGTCGAAGGGCGTCAACGAATTAA
- a CDS encoding ABC transporter ATP-binding protein: protein MASLSIRNVRKVYPNGNEVLKGIDLEIEDGQFLILVGGSGCGKSTLLNMIAGLETVSEGEIMIGDRVVNNVAPKERDIAMVFQSYALYPTMTVRENISFGLGIRKIPKAEQKEIVERVANILQITHLLDRKPALLSGGQRQRVAMGRAIARDPSLFLFDEPLSNLDAKLRVEMRAEIKRMHQRLGSTIVYVTHDQIEAMTLGDRIAVMKDGVVQQFGSPQEIYDSPSNLFVAGFIGSPSMNFLRGKLTTDGSAPAFELDHGGRKTLLTLPLNGHTDAVAKWVGRDIVLGIRPEHVTDAMSARNGDPLSTTGSYRPTEVDCTVELTEPTGPDTLVVARFNDAPVTCRTHPRAGALPNEPLKLAFDLTKALLFDPASEQRIA, encoded by the coding sequence ATGGCAAGCTTATCAATTCGCAACGTACGCAAGGTCTACCCGAACGGTAACGAAGTCCTCAAGGGCATCGATCTGGAAATCGAAGATGGCCAGTTCCTGATCCTGGTCGGCGGCTCCGGCTGCGGCAAGTCGACACTGCTCAACATGATCGCCGGTCTGGAGACCGTCTCCGAAGGCGAGATCATGATCGGTGACCGCGTCGTCAACAACGTCGCTCCGAAAGAACGCGACATCGCCATGGTGTTCCAGTCGTATGCGCTGTACCCGACCATGACCGTGCGGGAAAATATTTCCTTCGGCCTCGGCATCCGCAAGATCCCCAAAGCTGAACAAAAGGAAATCGTCGAGCGCGTCGCCAACATCCTGCAAATCACCCATCTGCTGGATCGCAAACCGGCGCTGCTGTCCGGCGGCCAGCGTCAACGTGTCGCAATGGGCCGTGCGATTGCACGCGATCCCTCGCTATTCCTCTTCGACGAGCCACTGTCGAATCTGGACGCCAAACTGCGCGTCGAAATGCGCGCCGAAATCAAGCGTATGCACCAGCGTCTGGGCAGCACCATCGTCTACGTCACGCACGACCAGATCGAAGCGATGACCCTGGGCGATCGCATCGCCGTCATGAAGGACGGCGTGGTTCAGCAGTTCGGCAGCCCGCAAGAGATCTACGACTCACCGAGCAACCTGTTCGTGGCCGGCTTCATCGGCTCGCCGTCGATGAACTTCCTGCGCGGCAAACTCACCACCGACGGCTCCGCCCCGGCATTCGAGCTCGACCACGGCGGTCGCAAGACCTTGCTGACCTTGCCATTGAACGGCCATACCGATGCAGTAGCAAAATGGGTAGGCCGCGACATCGTCCTCGGTATCCGTCCGGAACACGTCACCGACGCCATGAGTGCGCGCAATGGAGATCCACTTAGCACCACCGGCAGCTATCGCCCGACCGAAGTCGACTGCACGGTCGAACTGACCGAGCCAACCGGCCCGGACACGCTGGTGGTGGCGCGCTTCAACGACGCACCGGTGACTTGCCGCACGCATCCGCGCGCAGGGGCATTGCCGAATGAGCCGCTGAAGCTGGCGTTTGATCTGACCAAGGCGCTGTTGTTTGATCCGGCTTCGGAGCAGCGGATTGCTTGA
- a CDS encoding carbohydrate ABC transporter permease yields MAVDTFAPKGGPNQERKPLTVGRVLIYILLVLVGLYYLAPLYVMITTSLKSLDEIRSSNLLALPMSPTTAAWGKAWDSACTGVDCGGLAPFFWNSIKMTIPAVLISTLIGSLNGYVLAHWRFRGSEALFAALMVGCFIPFQVVILPMARLLGMFDMANTTPGLIFVHIVYGIAFTTLFFRNYYVTVPEELVKAARIDGAGFFLTYRKIIFPLSLPIFMVCFIWQFTQIWNDFLFGVVFGGSDAKPVTVALNNLVNTSTGVTEYNVNMAAAIIAALPTLLVYILAGKYFVRGLTAGAVKG; encoded by the coding sequence ATGGCCGTTGATACCTTCGCTCCCAAAGGGGGCCCGAACCAGGAGCGCAAGCCGCTGACCGTCGGCCGCGTGCTGATCTATATCCTGCTGGTGCTGGTCGGCCTGTACTACCTCGCACCGCTGTACGTGATGATCACCACCTCGCTGAAGTCGCTCGACGAAATCCGCTCCAGCAATCTGCTGGCGCTGCCGATGTCGCCGACCACCGCGGCCTGGGGCAAAGCCTGGGACAGCGCCTGCACCGGCGTCGACTGCGGCGGCCTCGCGCCGTTCTTCTGGAACTCGATCAAGATGACGATTCCGGCCGTGTTGATTTCAACCCTGATCGGCTCTCTCAACGGCTACGTGTTGGCGCACTGGCGCTTCCGTGGATCAGAAGCACTGTTCGCAGCGCTCATGGTCGGTTGCTTTATTCCGTTCCAGGTGGTGATTCTGCCGATGGCGCGCTTGCTGGGCATGTTCGACATGGCCAACACCACGCCGGGCCTGATCTTCGTGCACATCGTCTACGGCATCGCGTTCACCACGCTGTTCTTCCGCAACTACTACGTGACCGTGCCGGAAGAGCTGGTCAAGGCGGCGCGCATCGACGGCGCTGGATTTTTCCTGACCTACCGCAAGATCATCTTCCCGCTGTCGCTGCCGATTTTTATGGTCTGCTTCATCTGGCAGTTCACGCAGATCTGGAACGACTTCCTGTTCGGCGTCGTATTCGGCGGCTCGGATGCAAAACCGGTGACCGTGGCGCTGAACAATCTGGTCAACACCTCGACCGGCGTGACGGAGTACAACGTCAACATGGCGGCCGCGATCATCGCGGCGCTGCCGACGCTGCTGGTGTATATCCTCGCTGGTAAATACTTTGTCCGCGGCCTGACAGCAGGCGCCGTCAAGGGTTAA
- a CDS encoding carbohydrate ABC transporter permease: MSNSTVSLSSTGSNAAGKPARRNGRSGKFAAFADNWLPRLVLSPTIILSLVFVYGFIALTGYLSLTNSRLMPNYEFAGFDQYTRLFALDRWWTAASNLGIFGGLFILLCLAIGLFMAILLDQKIRAEGALRAIYLYPMALSFIVTGAAWKWILNPGLGLEKMMHDWGFANFSFDWLVNSDMAIYTVVIAGVWQSSGFVMALFLAGLRGIDDSIIKAAMVDGASLPTIYRRIVIPALRPVFFSVLLVLGHIAIKSFDLVMALTAGGPGTSTDLPAIFMYQFSFTRGQLGLGAASAVMMLATVLAVLVPLMYLETKGTRNGR; encoded by the coding sequence ATGTCCAACTCAACAGTTTCCCTGTCGTCGACTGGTTCGAACGCAGCGGGCAAGCCCGCGCGTAGAAATGGCCGCAGTGGAAAATTCGCCGCGTTCGCCGACAACTGGCTGCCGCGCCTGGTCTTATCACCGACCATCATTTTGTCGCTGGTGTTTGTCTACGGCTTCATCGCACTCACCGGCTATCTGTCGCTGACCAATTCGCGCCTGATGCCCAACTACGAATTCGCCGGCTTCGATCAATACACCCGGTTGTTCGCGCTCGACCGCTGGTGGACCGCTGCCAGCAACCTGGGTATCTTCGGCGGCCTGTTCATCCTGCTGTGCCTGGCCATCGGCCTGTTCATGGCGATCCTGCTGGATCAGAAGATCCGCGCAGAAGGCGCCTTGCGCGCCATCTACCTGTATCCGATGGCGCTGTCCTTCATCGTGACCGGCGCTGCCTGGAAGTGGATTCTCAATCCCGGCCTCGGCCTGGAAAAAATGATGCACGACTGGGGCTTCGCCAACTTCTCCTTCGACTGGCTGGTCAACTCCGACATGGCGATCTACACCGTCGTCATTGCCGGTGTGTGGCAGTCGTCGGGGTTTGTGATGGCGCTGTTTCTGGCCGGTTTGCGCGGTATCGACGACTCCATCATCAAGGCGGCGATGGTTGACGGTGCGAGCTTGCCGACCATCTATCGCCGCATCGTCATCCCGGCGCTGCGCCCGGTGTTCTTCAGCGTGTTGCTAGTGCTCGGTCACATTGCGATCAAGAGCTTCGACCTGGTCATGGCGCTGACTGCAGGCGGCCCCGGTACCTCGACGGACTTGCCGGCGATCTTCATGTATCAGTTCTCTTTCACGCGTGGACAGTTAGGCCTTGGCGCCGCTTCCGCCGTGATGATGTTGGCGACCGTGCTGGCCGTGCTGGTGCCTTTGATGTATCTGGAAACGAAAGGAACCCGCAATGGCCGTTGA
- a CDS encoding ABC transporter substrate-binding protein, whose protein sequence is MMLKHAIKKSLIATSLIAASTVAYAAEVEVLHYWTSGGEAKSVAELKKIMEAKGVTWKDFAVAGGAGENATTALKARVIAGSPPTAAQIKGPAIQEWGQEGVLANIDSAATAGKWDSLLPKSVSSVMKYQGHYVAAPVNVHRVNWLWINPEVLKKAGAKTPTTWDEFFDAAEKIKKAGFVAVAHGGQPWQDATVFETVALGVGGADFYQKALVKLDQTALTSANMVKTFDTLGKIKTYIDKDSAGRDWNLATAMVINGKAGMQFMGDWAKGEFTTAGKQPGKDYLCVAAPGTEKSYTFNIDSIAMFKVKNPDSQKAQLTLATAIMSPEFQEVFNLNKGSIPVRPDIPRGKFDSCATKSMDDFAASSKANTLEPSMAHGMAVSSAAQGAMFDVIAKFMNSNMTSQAAVQALAKAAKTQ, encoded by the coding sequence ATGATGTTGAAGCACGCCATTAAAAAAAGTCTGATCGCCACCAGCCTGATCGCAGCTTCCACCGTAGCGTATGCCGCGGAAGTGGAAGTGCTGCATTACTGGACCTCCGGCGGTGAAGCAAAATCGGTTGCTGAACTGAAAAAAATCATGGAAGCCAAGGGCGTAACCTGGAAAGATTTCGCCGTTGCAGGCGGCGCGGGTGAGAACGCAACGACAGCCCTGAAGGCGCGCGTCATCGCCGGCAGCCCTCCGACAGCAGCCCAGATCAAGGGCCCTGCCATTCAGGAATGGGGCCAGGAAGGCGTGCTGGCAAACATTGACTCTGCCGCAACCGCCGGCAAGTGGGATTCTCTGCTGCCGAAGTCGGTCTCCAGCGTGATGAAATACCAAGGCCACTATGTCGCAGCACCGGTCAACGTGCACCGTGTCAACTGGCTGTGGATCAATCCGGAAGTGCTGAAGAAAGCCGGCGCCAAGACCCCGACAACCTGGGATGAATTCTTTGACGCTGCTGAAAAGATCAAGAAGGCCGGTTTCGTCGCCGTTGCCCATGGCGGTCAGCCATGGCAGGACGCCACCGTGTTTGAAACCGTCGCCCTGGGCGTCGGCGGTGCAGACTTCTATCAGAAGGCTCTGGTGAAACTGGATCAGACAGCCCTGACCAGCGCCAACATGGTCAAGACTTTCGACACACTGGGCAAGATCAAGACCTACATCGACAAGGATTCCGCAGGCCGTGACTGGAACCTGGCAACCGCCATGGTCATCAACGGTAAGGCCGGCATGCAATTCATGGGCGACTGGGCCAAGGGCGAATTCACTACCGCCGGCAAGCAACCAGGCAAGGACTATCTGTGCGTCGCAGCACCAGGCACCGAGAAGTCCTACACCTTCAACATCGACTCGATCGCCATGTTCAAGGTCAAGAATCCTGATTCGCAAAAAGCGCAGCTGACCTTGGCAACCGCCATCATGAGCCCCGAGTTCCAGGAAGTCTTCAACCTGAACAAGGGTTCGATCCCTGTCCGTCCCGATATCCCACGCGGCAAGTTCGACAGCTGCGCCACCAAGTCGATGGATGATTTTGCCGCATCGAGCAAAGCCAATACCCTGGAGCCAAGCATGGCCCACGGTATGGCTGTCAGCTCGGCAGCGCAAGGCGCGATGTTTGACGTGATTGCCAAGTTCATGAACTCCAACATGACTTCGCAAGCTGCCGTGCAAGCGCTGGCCAAAGCAGCTAAAACTCAGTAA
- the zwf gene encoding glucose-6-phosphate dehydrogenase, which produces MHVIQEEATLFNFVLFGATGDLAMRKIIPALFSAHLDGKLHQDGRIICVSNQQLSQDAYLDWAQTQAGAHVSEGIAGENAKKWQSFLARIAYVVLDANNAADYTLLGQQLNTEAVTVFYLATSPKLFEPICNHLAASSISLDNARVVLEKPLGHDLQSSRAINDAVARVFAEDQIYRIDHYLGKESVQNLLALRFANSLFEPLWRRESIEHVQLTIAEQLGVEGRGEFYDGTGALRDMVQNHLLQLLCMVAMEPPTSLDANAIRDEKVRVLRALKPFSRDDLESHAVRGQYAAGAVRSQPVVGYHQEAGIPTQSKTESFIALHAEINNWRWAGVPFFLRTGKRLAERTAEIVITFRPIPHAIMPMPSGIPTSNRLVIRLQPEESIQLHCFAKEPGDGMAIQPVALDLAFDQAFKQKRADAYERLLLDVIRGNLSLFVRRDEQEAAWRWVEPLLNHWQSTSAAPKSYLAGSWGPSASSAMMSRAGAHWPEDR; this is translated from the coding sequence ATGCACGTCATTCAAGAAGAAGCGACTTTGTTCAATTTCGTCCTGTTTGGAGCGACAGGCGATCTGGCGATGCGCAAGATCATTCCGGCGCTGTTCTCCGCGCATCTTGACGGCAAATTGCATCAAGACGGTCGTATCATTTGCGTTTCTAACCAGCAGTTGAGCCAGGACGCCTATCTTGACTGGGCGCAGACCCAGGCCGGCGCACATGTGAGCGAAGGTATTGCTGGTGAGAATGCGAAAAAGTGGCAAAGTTTTCTCGCAAGAATTGCCTACGTCGTGCTCGACGCCAACAATGCCGCTGACTACACCCTGCTCGGCCAGCAGCTCAATACAGAAGCCGTCACGGTGTTTTATCTGGCAACGTCGCCGAAACTGTTTGAACCGATCTGCAACCATCTGGCCGCGAGCAGTATTTCTCTCGACAATGCCCGCGTCGTGCTGGAAAAGCCGCTGGGTCATGACCTGCAGTCCTCGCGCGCGATCAACGACGCCGTGGCGCGCGTGTTCGCGGAAGACCAGATTTATCGCATCGATCACTATTTAGGTAAGGAGTCGGTCCAGAACCTGCTGGCCCTGCGCTTTGCCAACAGCCTGTTTGAACCGCTGTGGAGACGCGAGTCGATCGAGCATGTGCAACTGACCATCGCCGAGCAGCTTGGGGTGGAAGGCCGCGGCGAGTTTTACGACGGCACCGGCGCCTTGCGCGATATGGTGCAAAACCATTTGCTGCAGCTGCTGTGCATGGTGGCGATGGAACCTCCGACCTCGCTTGATGCCAATGCTATACGGGATGAAAAAGTCCGCGTGCTGCGCGCCCTGAAACCGTTCAGCCGCGACGACCTGGAGTCGCACGCCGTGCGCGGCCAATACGCCGCCGGTGCCGTACGCAGCCAGCCGGTCGTCGGCTATCACCAGGAAGCCGGCATCCCGACGCAATCCAAGACGGAGAGCTTCATTGCTCTGCATGCCGAAATCAATAACTGGCGCTGGGCCGGCGTGCCGTTTTTCTTGCGCACCGGCAAACGCCTCGCGGAACGCACGGCGGAAATCGTGATTACTTTCCGTCCGATTCCGCACGCGATCATGCCGATGCCGAGCGGCATCCCGACCAGCAACCGCCTGGTGATCCGCTTGCAGCCGGAAGAATCAATACAGTTGCATTGCTTCGCCAAAGAACCTGGCGACGGCATGGCGATCCAGCCGGTGGCGCTGGATCTGGCCTTTGATCAGGCGTTCAAGCAAAAGCGAGCCGATGCCTATGAGCGTCTGCTGCTGGATGTGATCCGCGGGAATCTTTCGTTGTTTGTGCGGCGCGATGAGCAAGAAGCCGCCTGGCGCTGGGTCGAGCCGCTGCTGAACCACTGGCAGAGCACCTCGGCCGCGCCGAAATCGTATTTAGCTGGAAGTTGGGGACCCAGTGCATCGTCGGCAATGATGTCGCGCGCCGGCGCACACTGGCCAGAAGACCGGTGA
- a CDS encoding glucokinase produces MDGPRLLADIGGTNARFALERAPGQIDTIQTLRCADYPEFSQAVKAYLATNEHPAIHHAAIAIANPVQGDQIKMTNHHWAFSIEETRKLLGLDTLLVVNDFTALSMALPHLEQSHCIQVGGGHGLEGGVIGLVGAGTGLGVGGLIPSEGRWIALGSEGGHVSFSPADEKEAAILQYCWRTYKHVSAERLISGPGLEMIYSALCEINKIKNAEELAAPQIVDRALNQKDALCLEVVDCFCGMLGTLASNVAVTLGTLGGIYIGGGVVPHLGDYFARSAFRARFESKGRFDAYMQKIPTYVITAPYPAFVGVAAILAERLGGGNAVPFLERIRKARSQFSPAEERVASLILAHPRAVMSEPISEIARRANVSQPTVIRFCRTMGCQGLADFKLKLASGVTGTVPVAHSQVHVGDSPLDVGVKVVDNTIAAMMEVRDSLNADTLSKVIEVLSHATRVEFYGFGSCGLVAEDAQQKFFRLGIPSTAYTDPQLQEVSASLLKNTDVAVIISNSGRLRHLATTVEVAVNSGATIIALAPSNSQLAKRADFTLAVEHDEGSMMHIPMVSRILLLLLVDVLAVGVSLNRSSPFAELQRQAKRGILAHIASTHDVIGDKVSAAGEHTDERHGEESGKPNLISHTK; encoded by the coding sequence ATGGATGGTCCGCGCTTGTTGGCTGATATCGGCGGCACCAATGCCCGTTTCGCACTGGAACGTGCGCCCGGGCAAATAGACACCATTCAGACGCTGCGCTGCGCCGATTACCCTGAGTTTTCGCAAGCCGTCAAAGCCTATCTGGCGACCAATGAACACCCCGCGATTCATCACGCGGCTATCGCCATCGCCAATCCGGTGCAGGGTGATCAGATCAAGATGACGAATCACCATTGGGCGTTTTCGATTGAAGAGACGCGCAAGCTGCTCGGTCTCGATACGCTGCTGGTGGTCAATGACTTCACCGCGCTGTCGATGGCACTGCCGCATCTGGAACAGTCACACTGCATACAGGTCGGCGGCGGACATGGACTGGAAGGCGGCGTGATCGGCCTGGTCGGCGCCGGCACCGGCCTGGGCGTTGGCGGCCTGATCCCGAGCGAAGGCCGCTGGATTGCGCTGGGCAGCGAAGGTGGTCACGTCTCGTTCTCGCCTGCCGATGAAAAAGAAGCGGCGATCCTGCAATATTGCTGGCGCACTTATAAGCACGTCTCGGCTGAACGCCTGATCTCCGGCCCCGGCCTGGAAATGATTTACAGCGCGCTGTGCGAGATCAACAAGATCAAGAACGCCGAAGAGCTAGCAGCGCCGCAAATCGTCGACCGCGCACTGAACCAGAAAGATGCGCTGTGCCTGGAAGTGGTCGATTGCTTCTGCGGCATGCTCGGCACGCTGGCGTCCAACGTCGCCGTCACATTGGGCACATTGGGTGGTATCTATATTGGCGGCGGCGTGGTGCCGCATCTGGGCGATTACTTTGCGCGCTCGGCCTTCCGCGCCCGTTTTGAAAGCAAAGGGCGTTTCGACGCCTACATGCAAAAGATTCCGACCTATGTCATCACAGCGCCCTACCCGGCTTTCGTCGGGGTTGCCGCGATTCTCGCCGAGCGTCTGGGCGGCGGCAATGCCGTGCCTTTCCTGGAGCGCATCCGCAAGGCGCGCTCGCAATTTTCGCCGGCGGAAGAACGCGTCGCCAGCCTGATTCTGGCGCACCCACGCGCCGTCATGAGCGAACCGATCTCGGAAATCGCCCGCCGCGCCAACGTCAGCCAGCCGACCGTGATCCGCTTCTGCCGCACCATGGGCTGCCAGGGTCTGGCCGACTTCAAACTGAAACTCGCCTCTGGCGTCACCGGCACCGTGCCGGTCGCGCATAGCCAGGTGCACGTGGGCGACTCGCCACTGGACGTCGGCGTCAAGGTGGTCGACAACACTATCGCGGCGATGATGGAAGTGCGCGACAGCCTCAACGCCGATACCCTGAGCAAGGTCATCGAAGTACTGAGCCACGCCACCCGTGTGGAGTTCTATGGTTTCGGCAGCTGCGGCCTGGTGGCCGAAGACGCGCAACAGAAGTTCTTCCGCCTCGGCATTCCATCGACTGCCTACACCGACCCGCAATTGCAGGAAGTGTCGGCATCGCTGTTGAAGAATACCGACGTCGCCGTGATCATCTCCAACTCCGGCCGCCTGCGCCATCTGGCGACCACGGTCGAAGTCGCGGTCAACTCCGGCGCGACCATCATCGCGCTGGCGCCAAGCAATTCGCAGCTGGCCAAGCGCGCCGACTTTACGCTGGCAGTCGAACACGACGAAGGCAGCATGATGCACATTCCGATGGTGTCGCGCATTCTGCTGCTCTTGCTGGTCGACGTACTGGCAGTGGGTGTGTCGCTGAACCGCTCCAGCCCGTTCGCCGAGCTGCAGCGCCAGGCCAAGCGCGGCATCCTCGCTCACATCGCCTCCACGCATGACGTGATCGGCGACAAGGTGTCGGCGGCAGGTGAGCACACTGACGAGCGCCACGGTGAAGAAAGCGGCAAACCCAATCTGATCTCGCATACCAAATAA